From Bufo gargarizans isolate SCDJY-AF-19 unplaced genomic scaffold, ASM1485885v1 fragScaff_scaffold_289_pilon:::fragment_2:::debris, whole genome shotgun sequence, one genomic window encodes:
- the LOC122922374 gene encoding apolipoprotein C-I-like isoform X1 yields the protein MVVEQSGFQKVFFPFVVKMKLLLALSVVLIALSVLAEPSSAESQEPSVKEKFKNIGEAIKDAAVKVGEKAKSVIKDLHDSKFGTKTRELFTEGIQKIKNKFSK from the exons ATGGTGGTAGAACAGAGTGGCTTTCAAAAG GTGTTTTTTCCATTTGTGGTGAAGATGAAGCTGCTACTCGCATTGTCTGTTGTCCTCATTGCCCTCTCTGTGTtggcag AACCCAGCTCAGCAGAGTCCCAGGAGCCCTCCGTAAAAGAAAAGTTCAAAAATATTGGAGAAGCCATAAAAGATGCAGCTGTCAAAGTGGGAGAAAAGGCCAAGTCTGTAATTAAAGACCTGCATGATAGTAAATTTGGTACAAAGACCAG GGAACTTTTTACCGAAGGCATTCAGAAAATCAAAAACAAGTTCTCTAAGTAA
- the LOC122922374 gene encoding apolipoprotein C-I-like isoform X2, which translates to MVFFPFVVKMKLLLALSVVLIALSVLAEPSSAESQEPSVKEKFKNIGEAIKDAAVKVGEKAKSVIKDLHDSKFGTKTRELFTEGIQKIKNKFSK; encoded by the exons ATG GTGTTTTTTCCATTTGTGGTGAAGATGAAGCTGCTACTCGCATTGTCTGTTGTCCTCATTGCCCTCTCTGTGTtggcag AACCCAGCTCAGCAGAGTCCCAGGAGCCCTCCGTAAAAGAAAAGTTCAAAAATATTGGAGAAGCCATAAAAGATGCAGCTGTCAAAGTGGGAGAAAAGGCCAAGTCTGTAATTAAAGACCTGCATGATAGTAAATTTGGTACAAAGACCAG GGAACTTTTTACCGAAGGCATTCAGAAAATCAAAAACAAGTTCTCTAAGTAA
- the LOC122922374 gene encoding apolipoprotein C-I-like isoform X3, producing the protein MKLLLALSVVLIALSVLAEPSSAESQEPSVKEKFKNIGEAIKDAAVKVGEKAKSVIKDLHDSKFGTKTRELFTEGIQKIKNKFSK; encoded by the exons ATGAAGCTGCTACTCGCATTGTCTGTTGTCCTCATTGCCCTCTCTGTGTtggcag AACCCAGCTCAGCAGAGTCCCAGGAGCCCTCCGTAAAAGAAAAGTTCAAAAATATTGGAGAAGCCATAAAAGATGCAGCTGTCAAAGTGGGAGAAAAGGCCAAGTCTGTAATTAAAGACCTGCATGATAGTAAATTTGGTACAAAGACCAG GGAACTTTTTACCGAAGGCATTCAGAAAATCAAAAACAAGTTCTCTAAGTAA